GACGCGCGGCTCATCCTCGCGGTGACCGTCGCGGCGACCGCGGTCTGGTCGTTTGTCCTGCTGTCGCAGGCAGACTGGCTGCCGTGGCTGGCCTGGGTCGTGCTCGTCGCCGGACTGATCGGCGCGGTGGCCATCGCGGTCAGCAACCGGAGGGCCCGCTGGGTCACGGCGATCGCGGTCCTGGTCGCGATTTTCGCCGGAGCAGGTGGATCCACCGCGTACGCGGTGCAGACAGCGGGCACGGCACACACCGGCGCCATTCCGTCGGCCGGTCCATCCAGCCGACGTGGTGGTTTCGGCGGCGGCGGGCGGATGATCGTGATGGGGAACGCGAACGGGGTCCGGCCGCCTGGCAACGCCGGCAGCCAGGGCCGGCCACCTGGTGCTGGTCAGCGCGTCTTCGGCGGCGGTGGTCTGCTCGACGCCGGTACGGTGCCGACCGCGGTTTCGGCTCTGTTGAGGCAGAACAGCGGGTCGTACAGCTGGGTCGCGGCCGTGGTGCAGTCCAACAGCGCGGCCGGCTACCAGTTGGCGACCGGTCTGCCGGTGATGGCCGTCGGCGGCTTCAACGGTACGGACCCGTCGCCGACGCTCGCGGAGTTCCAGCGGTTGGTGGCGCAGCACAAGATTCATTACTTCATCGGTGGAAACGGCGGATTTGGCGGCCGGCAGGCCGTCAGCGGCAGCAACGCCTCGCAGCAGATCGCGACCTGGGTCGCACAGCATTACCAGGCACAGACGGTCGGCGGAGTCACGCTTTACGACGTCTCCTAGCCAACGAACACGTGTCCGTCAACGCGGATGAAACGGTGGAAAAACCTCATAGCCGGTTCACAGGCCGAGCACATAGGCACCATAGCCGGGTTTCAGATCGTCGGAGCATGACGACGACATCATCGCCACTGCCGGGGTCAGCCCGCGCGCTGGAGTCGCCGGCCGGTCCCGTCCTGGACGTGGTGATCCCCGTCCACAACGAGCAGGTGGATCTCGGGCCGTCGGTGCACCGGTTGCACGGTTATCTCCGCGCACATTTCCCTTATCCGTTCCGGATCACCATCGTGGACAACGCGAGCACCGACCGTACGCCCACGGTCGCGGCCGGCCTGGACGACGAATTCACCGAGGTCGCTTTCCTGCGGTTGGTGGAAAAGGGACGTGGACGCGCGCTGAAAGCCGCGTGGAGCCAGTCGGACGCGGCGGTGCTCGCGTACATGGACGTGGATCTGTCCACCGACCTCGCCGCTTTGCTGCCACTGGTCGCGCCGTTGATCTCCGGTCACTCGGACCTGGCGATCGGCACGCGGCTGTCTGGCAGCTCGCGAGTGGTGCGCGGACCCAAACGCGAGTTCATCTCGCGCACGTACAACCTGATTCTGCGCGGCACGCTCGGCGCGAGGTTTTCCGACGCACAGTGCGGATTCAAGGCGATCCGGCAGGACGTGGCCAGGCAGCTGCTGCCGATGGTCGAGGACACCGGCTGGTTTTTCGACACCGAGCTGCTGGTGTTGGCGCAGCGCGCCGGGCTGCGTACGCACGAGGTGCCGGTCGACTGGGTCGACGATCCGGACAGCCGCGTCGACATCGTGTCGACCGCGATCGAGGATCTCAAAGGTGTGTGGCGGGTCGGTCGGGGACTCGCCACCGGAGCCATTCCAGTCAGCCGGGTCTATCAGGAGCTCGGGCGCGCGCCGCTGGACCCGCCCGGCGGCGACGTCTCGGCCGGGTTTTTCCGCCAGGTCGTACGGTTTTGCTGCATCGGCGTCGCGAGCACCGCCGCTTACGCGGTGCTTTTCGTGCTGCTGCGCGGACTCGTGCCGGCGCAGGCGGCCAACCTGCTGGCGTTGCTGATCACCGCGATCGCCAACACGGCCGCCAACCGCCGGCTCACTTTCGGCATCCGCGGTCCGCGGCGCGCCGGCATCCACCAGCTGCAGGGCCTGTTCGTTTTCGCCCTCGGCCTGGCGCTGACCAGCGGAAGTCTCGCGTTGCTGCACTCGGTCAGCGCGCAGCCGCATTATCTGATCGAGCTGGCGGTCCTGGTGGTTGCCAACCTGGTCGCCACGCTGCTTCGGTTCGTACTGCTGCGCGGCTGGGTTTTCCGCGCACGGCAAGGAGAAAACCAGTGACGACCATTCTCGGCGACGACCTCACCGCGGCGGCCGAGCCGGCCCCGGTCCGGCGGACCGGCATCGCGTGGCACCGGCCCGCGCTCGCGGTGTTGCTGCTCGGCACGGCGGCGCTCTATCTGTGGAACCTCGGCGCGTCCGGATATGCCAACGATTTCTACGCCGCCGCCGTGCAGGCAGGCACGCAGGACTGGAAGGCGCTGTTGTTCGGCGCGCTCGACCCGGCCAACTTCATCACCGTCGACAAGCCGCCGGCGGCGCTGTGGGTGATGGGGATCTCCGGCCGGATCTTCGGTTTCTCCAGCTGGAGCATGCTCGCGCCACAGGCGCTGGAGGGCGTGGCGTCCGTCTTTCTGTTGTACGCGGCGGTGAAGCGCTGGAGCGGTCCGCTGGCCGGCCTGCTCGCCGGCGCGATCCTGGCGCTGACACCGGTCGCCGTGCTGATGTTCAAGTTCAACAACCCCGACGCCCTGCTCGTGCTGCTGATGGTGGCCGCCGGCTATTGCGTCGTACGCGCGATCGACGCGCTCAGCGTCAAAGCCAGCACACTCTGGATCGCGCTGGCCGGCGCGGCCATCGGGTTTGGTTTTCTCACGAAGATGTTGCAGGTCCTCCTGGTCGTGCCGGCCATGGCGCTGGTCTTTCTGGTTGCCGCGCAGGGCGGCTGGTGGCGGCGGATCTGGCAGCTGCTGGTGGCTGGCGGCGCGATCGTCGTGTCGGCTGGCTGGTGGTTGCTCGCCGTCGCGCTGGTGCCGGCGTCGCAGCGTCCGTACATCGGCGGCTCCACCGACAACAGTCCGCTCGAGCTTGCCTTTGGTTACAACGGATTGCAGCGAATCTTCGGCGGCGAACGCCGCGGTGGTGGTGGCATGCCCGCACCACCGGCAAACTTCGCACGTGAGCTTGAGCGCGCCGGTTTCACCAGCGGCGGTGGCCCTGGCGGTGGAGGATTCGGCGGCCAGTCCGGCATCACCAGGATGTTCGGGGAAAACTTCGGTACGCAGATTTCCTGGCTGCTGCCGGCGGCGCTGGTGGGTCTGCTGGTTGTCCTGTGGCTGACCCGAAAAGCCGCCCGTACGGACCGGGTCCGCGCCGGCCTGATCCTGTGGGGTGGCTGGATGGTGGTCACCGGCCTGGTGTTCAGCTTCATGAGCGGCATCATCCACGAGTACTACTCGATCGCGTTGGCACCGGGAATTGCCGCGACAGTCGCGATCGCGGTGACGTATCTGTGGCAGCGGCGCGCAGAATGGGTCGGCCGGATCACGCTCGCGGTGATCGCCGTGGTCACCAGCGTGTGGTCGTACGTGCTGCTGAACCGTACGGACTGGCTGCCGGTGCTGTCCTACATCGCCGCAGCGGCCGGAATCCTGACCGCCATCGCCCTGCTGGTCGGCATGAAACGCTGGCGCCACACGGCAACTGTGGCGATCGTCGCCGCGGTGCTCACCGCTTTCACCGGCACCGCCTCGTACGCGGTGGAAACCGCCGTGACCTCACACGACGGCTCGACGCCGAGCGCCGGTCCGGGTGGCAACACGCGAGGCGCCGGCCGCCTGGTCATCGCCACTCCACAAGGCACGTTCACCGGCCCGGCCAACGGCGGTGCGCCAAATCGGAACGCCGGTGGACGACCAGGCGGCACGACGAACGCGGCGCTGGTGAAGCTTTTGCAAGCGACCAACACGCGCTGGGCCGCCGCGACGACCGGCTCGCAGGAAGCCGCGCCGCTGGAGCTGGCCAGCAAGAAGGCGGTTATGGCGATGGGTGGTTTCTCCGGTGGCGACCCGGCGCCGACTTTGGCGCAGTTCCAGCAATATGTGGCGCAGGGTCAGGTGCGCTACTACCTCCCGGGCGGCCGGGTGGGTGGCGGTCCGCCGATGCCTTCCGGTCAACAGGGCCAAAACCGGCTCGGCGGCGGTCGCGGTGACAGCGGCGAGATCAGCACCTGGGTCGCGGCGCATTTCACGGCGATCACCGTCGGCGGCGAGACGATCTACGACCTGAGCCAGCAGATCAAATGATGCGCCAACCCGAAAATCAGAGGTCGCCGCAGGTGTCGAGCGAGGAGTAGATCGTCACCGAGCTGGCCTGGTCGTTGTCCGGGATGCCGACCTTCGGGTTCTTGCCGGACCGGCCGCTCATGCACCGCGAGGTGCCGGTGTTGTTGAAGCCGTACCACCAGCGTGCGTTGCGCGCGCTGGGGTTGTACCACGACGACATGATGTTGTCGAAGCCGTACGACGCGAGGTCATAACGGCCGGGGTAGTGGCCATTGAAGATTTCGACCTTCTTGTTGAGGTCGTACGGCCCGTTGTTGTAGTTGTCCGCCTCGTACAGGCAAAGCTCGACCGCCAGCTCGCACAGCTCCAGGCCGTGACCGCGCAGGTAGAGCGTCGCCGCCGGCCAGACGACGCGGTCGCCGGAGACCTTCCATCCCGGCGCGAGCTTGTCCGCGTCGATGCCGTTGGCGGCGAGGACCGCGCGGTCGTTCACCGCCGCGGCCGCCGGCGCCGCCGGAAGGCTCATGACAGCGGCCAGAACCGCCGCGAGATATCGCATCCGCATGCTTCCTCCTCAGACACACCGGCGACGTAGCGCCCGGCCACACGATGGCCGGCTCCGCTATGCCGCGACTAACCTCCCACTAACGACAGTTGACGCTAACGTTAGTCAGAGCTAACGTATGGCTTCTCGACGACGAGGAGGACGAGTTGGGAAACGCGGTCGCGTTTTTCGAGATCACCAGCGACAACCATCAGCGCGCGCAGGAGTTCTACGCCAAACTGTTCGACTGGAAGGTGCAGGCGGATCCGGCGATGGGTGGATACGCGGTGGTGGACACCGGAGCTGGCGAGAGTGCGGTGGCCGGCGGCATCGGGCCGTCGATGGCGCCCGGTGATGCCGGCGTGAAGATCTACCTGCGCGTCGACGACCTCGACGCGTACGTCAAGAAGGCCCAGGATCTGGGCGCGAAGGTGCTGGTCGAGCCGCAGGCACTGCCCGGTGACTGGGGGACCATCGCGGTCGTCAGCGACCCCGACGGCAACCCCGTTGGCCTCTGGAAATAGCGATGGACGAGCGCCAGACCGACGACGCACTCCGGGCGCTGGCCGAGCCGCGCCGGCGCGCGATCCTGCGGCTGGTGGCGACCGACGAGCTGGCCGCCGGGCAGATCGCGGCGGCCTTCGACGTCACGCGTACGGCGGTCAGCCAGCACCTGACCGTGCTCAAGTCGGCCGGCCTGCTGCACGAGCGTCGCGACGGCACGCGGCGGCTCTATCGCGCCAGGCCGGAGGGGTTGGCCGGGTTGCGCCGGTTCCTGGACGAGATGTGGTCGTCCAGCCTGGACGTGGCGCGCCGGCTGGTCGAGGCGGAACGAGGGCTCGATGACCAAGCCGAGCACACCGGCTAGCCGCCGGAAAGTCCGTTGGATGTGGACCAAAGCGCTGCACCGGGCCAGGCGGCTGGTGCGACTGGATGCGAGGAAGAAGCGATGACCAGCACGAAGCACCAGCGGCCGCCGGTCCGGCAGGCGACCACCGTACGCAGCGACGTCGAGCACACTTTCGACGTGTTCGTCAGGACGATCGGCCAGTGGTGGCCGGTTGTGCCGATCAGCGCGGGAAAGGAGCGCGTACGAGAGGTCACCGTCGAGCCGGGCGTCGGCGGCCGGTTGTACGAGACCTGGGACGACGGCACCACCCGGACCTGGGGTGAGCTCACCAGCTGGGACCCGCCGCGCGGTTTCGTGATGACCTGGTTCGCCTCCGCCGAGCCGACCGAGGTCGAGCTGACCTTCACCGCGCTCGGCCCGTCGCTGACCAGGGTTTCGGTGGAACACCGCGGCTGGGAGGCGCTGTCCGAGGCGCAGACGCACGCCGACTGCGCGGTGCCTGGCGCAGGCGGATACGCGGAAGGCTCGTACGACTGGGGCTGGACCAAAATCCTCGCCAACTTCACCGCGGCGATCGGGGAATGATGGAACTCGACTCCTACACGCTCGTCCTTTTCAAGGCCGGGCCGAAAAAACTCGACCCGGAGACCGAGCGGGAGCTGCGCGCCAAACATATCGCCGCGGCGATTCAGCGGCGTGAGGAAGGCCATCTGTTGTTGGCCGGTGCGGTGCCGGAGCCGGCGGCCGGCCTGCCGGTCACCGGTGTCGCGTTTTTCCGTACGTCCGCTGAGGAAACCCGCGAGCTGCTGGCGACCGATCCGGCCGGCCAGGCCGGCCTGTTCGAGACCGAGATCGTCACCTTCGTCTGTCAGAAAGGCTCGCTGCTTTCGCAGTCGGAACCCCCCTCGACGACGTCGCCATGAGTGGTTGGATGCGCACTGAGCGCACGTCCGCGGAGCTGGCGGTGTGAGCTCTTGTGCAAGTGCGTGTTTTAGCGATCCAGTCCTGCCGTTTACGCAGGTCAGGCGGCCATTTTTTACCGAATGATGGCGACTGTGACGGTGTTGGAGCGCTACTGTCGGTAGTCGGCCACGTTTCCTTGGTCGAAACGCAACCCCTGCTGGTCAACGGGTGGCACGAATATGGGATTCTGCCGGGGTGCTGACGGCTTAATGTCGTAGCTGTCAGCAGGACAGCATCCTTCCCGAGAGGCAGAGGCAGCATGACCGACTACGACCTGAACCACGACGGTGTCACGGACGCGGAGACCCACGACTACAACGGTGACGGTTACAGCGAGACCACCGTCTATGACCGCAACGAGGACGGCGTGGCCGACGCGGTCGGTGTCGACAGCAACGCGGACGGCTACAACGACACCGTCTACTACGACGACAACGAGGACGGACACGTCGACGGCTACTCGACCGACACCAACGGCAATGGCGTCGCCGACACCTACCACAGCGTGTGATCTGTCCGCCTTACGGGCCGGTTCTCCATCGCGGAGGCCGGCCCGTACGCGTGTTCCGACCAGCGGTTTCGTGCGTTTGCGGAGGTGGCACGAATATGGGATGGTACGCAGTCGATCCGGTCGTAAAGTAAACGTCAACACCGGAAACATTCCCGAAAGGCCAAACGCCATGTCCGACTACTCCATCGACCACGACGGTGACGGTCACGTCGACGGATATCACCACGACTTCGCCGGCGGTGGCAGCGAAGACGTGGTCGACACCAACAGCGACGGTCAGTACGACACGGTCTACGTCGACAGTGGCGGCGACGGCTACGTCGACCGGGTCTACACCGACTCCGACGGTGACGGCGTGCTCGACCACCGTTACGACGACACCAACGAAGACGGCGTCGTGGACCGCACCTCGGTCGACTCCAACGAGGACGGCCAGATCGACTTCAGCTATCGCGGCGGCAGCGCGCCGGAATACGGCACCAACTGATCGACCGAAGACGGCCGGCTTTCCTGGAGAAGGCCGGCCGTTTTCTATTGGCTGCGCAGCTGATAGCGCTCGGCCCAGCCAGTCAGGTCGCCGCGGGACAACGCCTCGGCGAGCAACTCCGGAAAGGCGTCCGGCGTGCAGGCAAAAGCCGGCACGCCGAGCGTCGCCAGGGCCGCCGCGTTTTCCCGGTCGTATGACGGCGCACCGGAATCGGACAGCGCCAGCAAGACGACGACCTGCACACCGGACGCCGTCATCGCGCGGATCCGGCGCAGCATCTCGGCGCGTACGCCGCCTTCGTACAGGTCGGAAATGAGCACGAAAAGCGTCTCGGTCGGCCGCGAGATGAGCGTCTGCGCGTACGCGATCGCCCGGTTGATGTCGGTGCCACCGCCGAGCTGCGTGCCGAAAAGTACTTCGACCGGATCGTGCAGCCGGCCGGTCAGGTCGACGACGTTGGTGTCGAAGGCGATGACCGACGTACGCAGCGCCGCGATGCTGGCCAGCACCGCGCCGAAAACTCCCGCGTAGACCACCGACTCGGCCATCGAGCCGGATTCGTCGATCGCCACGATCACGTCACGCTGGACGGCTTTCTGCCGCCGGCCGAAGCCGACCAGCCGCTCCGGGATGACCGTCCGCTGCGCCGGCTGATAATGCTTGAGGTTCGCCTGGATCGTGCGGCTCCAGTCGACGTCCGGCAGCTTCGGCCGGTGCGTACGCGAGGCCCGGTTGAGCGCTCCGGCGACCGCCGACCTGGTCGCCTGCGCGATCCGCTTCTCGACCTCGGCCACGACCGTCGCGACGACCTGCCGTGCGGTCGCCTTGGCCGTCTCCGGCATCGCCTTGTGCAGCGACAGCAGCGTGCCGACCAGGTGTACGTCCGGCTGCACGGACGCCAGCATCTCCGGCTCGAGCAGCAACTGCGCCAGGTTCAGCCGCTCGATGGCGTCGGCCTGCATGACCTGCACGACGCTGGACGGGAAGTACGTGCGGATGTCGGCGAGCCAGCGCGCCACCTTCGGCGCCGAGTCGCCCAGCCCGGCCGAGCGTGAGCCACCGCGCTCGGACGGCTCGTACAAAGCGTTCAGGGCGCCGTCGATCGCCTCGTCGTCACCGGAGACCGCGCCGAGCGCGGCACTTCCGGGATCGCCGAGCAGCAGTCGCCAGCGGCGCAGCCGCTCCCGCTCGTCAGCCATCCGGCGGCACCCCTATCAGCAGCGCGACGGTGGCGACCGCGCCGGCGGCCCGGTCCGCGTCGATGTCGTCGGCGGCGCCGATCCTCACCCCGGTCGCGGTCTGCTTGAGTTTGTCGGCCAGGTTGCGCCGCTCGCCGCCCGGCAGCGCGCCAAACGTACGCCGCAGCAACGGCAGCACCGACACGAAATCCTCACTGTCCAATGTGGACACCCAGTCGTCCAGGATGCGCAGCAGCTCCGGATCGTTGAGCAGCAACAGGCCGCCACCGGCCAGGAACCCCTGGATCCAGGCGGCTTTCGCGTTGGCGCCGGCGCCGACCGACAGCGCGGCCGACAGCCTTTTCGCCGCCTCCTCGGCCTCCAGCCGGCCGCTGTCCAGCAGCAGCCGTACGAGCCGGCCGACCAGCAGGCCGTGCACGTCGCGGCGGTCGATCAGGCCGGCCAAGGTGTCCAGCCAGCGATCGCGTACGGACTCGTCGTCACGCAACGCGACCGCGGCGTGCACCTCCTCGACGCTGCGGCTCATCTGCGCCGCGCCGGCGTCGTCGAGCGACCCGATGCCAGCCGGCAGACCAGCGCAAACGCGCACCAGGATGGCGTCGGTGACGGCGCCGAGCGCGCCGGTGTCGGTGCCGCGCACGTCCCCATAGCGCAGCGACCGCGCGAGCGCCGGCAGGGCGGCCATCAGGTGCGCGATGTCCAGGTCGACGGCGGCCTTCGCGTCCAACGCCGCGAGCACGGCGGCCAGCGCCTCCGGCAGGTCGGAGAGCAGCGTCCGCTCGACCGTGTCGGTCACGCCGGCCAGCGTGTCGGCCGTCTCGGCGTCCTCGACCAGCCGGTTCGCGGCCGCTGCGGCCACGGTCGTGCCCCACCGCGCCGCGTCGATCACCGCGACCGACAGCTCCGGACGCCAGGCGAGCGTCCACGACTCGGCGAACGTACCGGTGTGGCGGACCTGCGAGTCGGCCATCTCGGCCCAGTCGATGCCGATCGCCAGCAGCCGGTGCAGCAGCCGCGACTTGTCCCGGTCGTTGGGTTTGCGCAGGTCGAGGGTGATGGTCTTCTCGTTGGCGGAGATCTGCAGCCGCAGCCGGCGAGCCTGCGCGCGCAGGTCGGCCTCCAGCGGCACGGTCGGCGCGGCCGGTGGCACGCGGCCGAGCTGCTCGCCGATCACCAGTTTGCGGGTGACGAGATCCACCAGCATGTCGTCGCCTTCGCAGAGCACCGAGCGGGTCGCCTCGGTCAGCTCGGCCAGGCCGGCCAGCGATCGTCCGCGCAATGCCGCCAACGTCTCGGCCAGCCGCGCCGCCTCGATGACGTGCGCCGAGGACACCGGCAGGTCCTGCTCGCGCAGCGTGGCCGCGACCGCGGTCAGCCAGCGTACGACCGGCCGGTCGGTCGAGGTGAACAGGTGGTGATACCAGCCGGGCGAGATGATGCCGGCGCCATAGCCGGAAGCGGCGGCGATCCGCGTGTGCGTCCACGGCACCCAGGTCAGCTGCGCCTTTTTCTTCGCCAGGCCGGTGAGCAGCTGGCGATCGGCTGTGGCGGAAGGAAAAGGCGGCAGCAATGCCGGAGAATGCCACGCGCCGCACACCACCGCGATCGGGTCTTTGCCTTCCTTCACGGCTTTCCGGATGGTCGTACGCATGTGTGCTTCACGTTTGTCTTCCCAGGCCTTCTCGCCGGCGGAGACTTCCGGAGCCGCCTGGCGCAGCTCGGTCATCGCCTCGATCACCGCCGGAAACGGGCTCACGCCGGAGTCCGCGCGGGTTTCGATGACCGCGTCCCACCAACGCTCCGGATCGTCGTAACCGGCCGCAGCGGCCAGCATGCCGAGTGGATCGGCGGTCGCCTCGCCGTCCTGGTCGTCGTCCTTGTGCGCGAGGTTGGCGCTGGCCGGCAGATCGCAGAACCGTACGGGCACGCCTGCGCGCAAGGCCCACTGGATCGCCTGCCATTCCGGCGAAAACGTGCTGAACGGCCAGAACGAGGCCACCCTCGGCCGGTCCGGCAGATACGCCAGCAGCGCCACCGGCGGCACCATGTCCGGATCGCCGGCCAGCTCGACCAGCGCGTCGGCCTCCGGCGGTCCTTCGATCAGCACGATCTGCGGCCGCAGGCGATCCAGCTCCGTCACCACGGCTCGGGCCGAGCCGGGGCCGTGATGGCGAATCGGAAGGATGCTGACGACACTCATTCAGGCCGTCACCCGGTGACCTCGCGGCACGCTCGA
The Fodinicola acaciae DNA segment above includes these coding regions:
- a CDS encoding DUF5682 family protein, translating into MSVVSILPIRHHGPGSARAVVTELDRLRPQIVLIEGPPEADALVELAGDPDMVPPVALLAYLPDRPRVASFWPFSTFSPEWQAIQWALRAGVPVRFCDLPASANLAHKDDDQDGEATADPLGMLAAAAGYDDPERWWDAVIETRADSGVSPFPAVIEAMTELRQAAPEVSAGEKAWEDKREAHMRTTIRKAVKEGKDPIAVVCGAWHSPALLPPFPSATADRQLLTGLAKKKAQLTWVPWTHTRIAAASGYGAGIISPGWYHHLFTSTDRPVVRWLTAVAATLREQDLPVSSAHVIEAARLAETLAALRGRSLAGLAELTEATRSVLCEGDDMLVDLVTRKLVIGEQLGRVPPAAPTVPLEADLRAQARRLRLQISANEKTITLDLRKPNDRDKSRLLHRLLAIGIDWAEMADSQVRHTGTFAESWTLAWRPELSVAVIDAARWGTTVAAAAANRLVEDAETADTLAGVTDTVERTLLSDLPEALAAVLAALDAKAAVDLDIAHLMAALPALARSLRYGDVRGTDTGALGAVTDAILVRVCAGLPAGIGSLDDAGAAQMSRSVEEVHAAVALRDDESVRDRWLDTLAGLIDRRDVHGLLVGRLVRLLLDSGRLEAEEAAKRLSAALSVGAGANAKAAWIQGFLAGGGLLLLNDPELLRILDDWVSTLDSEDFVSVLPLLRRTFGALPGGERRNLADKLKQTATGVRIGAADDIDADRAAGAVATVALLIGVPPDG
- a CDS encoding glycosyltransferase family 39 protein produces the protein MTTILGDDLTAAAEPAPVRRTGIAWHRPALAVLLLGTAALYLWNLGASGYANDFYAAAVQAGTQDWKALLFGALDPANFITVDKPPAALWVMGISGRIFGFSSWSMLAPQALEGVASVFLLYAAVKRWSGPLAGLLAGAILALTPVAVLMFKFNNPDALLVLLMVAAGYCVVRAIDALSVKASTLWIALAGAAIGFGFLTKMLQVLLVVPAMALVFLVAAQGGWWRRIWQLLVAGGAIVVSAGWWLLAVALVPASQRPYIGGSTDNSPLELAFGYNGLQRIFGGERRGGGGMPAPPANFARELERAGFTSGGGPGGGGFGGQSGITRMFGENFGTQISWLLPAALVGLLVVLWLTRKAARTDRVRAGLILWGGWMVVTGLVFSFMSGIIHEYYSIALAPGIAATVAIAVTYLWQRRAEWVGRITLAVIAVVTSVWSYVLLNRTDWLPVLSYIAAAAGILTAIALLVGMKRWRHTATVAIVAAVLTAFTGTASYAVETAVTSHDGSTPSAGPGGNTRGAGRLVIATPQGTFTGPANGGAPNRNAGGRPGGTTNAALVKLLQATNTRWAAATTGSQEAAPLELASKKAVMAMGGFSGGDPAPTLAQFQQYVAQGQVRYYLPGGRVGGGPPMPSGQQGQNRLGGGRGDSGEISTWVAAHFTAITVGGETIYDLSQQIK
- a CDS encoding VWA domain-containing protein; translated protein: MADERERLRRWRLLLGDPGSAALGAVSGDDEAIDGALNALYEPSERGGSRSAGLGDSAPKVARWLADIRTYFPSSVVQVMQADAIERLNLAQLLLEPEMLASVQPDVHLVGTLLSLHKAMPETAKATARQVVATVVAEVEKRIAQATRSAVAGALNRASRTHRPKLPDVDWSRTIQANLKHYQPAQRTVIPERLVGFGRRQKAVQRDVIVAIDESGSMAESVVYAGVFGAVLASIAALRTSVIAFDTNVVDLTGRLHDPVEVLFGTQLGGGTDINRAIAYAQTLISRPTETLFVLISDLYEGGVRAEMLRRIRAMTASGVQVVVLLALSDSGAPSYDRENAAALATLGVPAFACTPDAFPELLAEALSRGDLTGWAERYQLRSQ
- a CDS encoding ArsR/SmtB family transcription factor gives rise to the protein MDERQTDDALRALAEPRRRAILRLVATDELAAGQIAAAFDVTRTAVSQHLTVLKSAGLLHERRDGTRRLYRARPEGLAGLRRFLDEMWSSSLDVARRLVEAERGLDDQAEHTG
- a CDS encoding VOC family protein → MGNAVAFFEITSDNHQRAQEFYAKLFDWKVQADPAMGGYAVVDTGAGESAVAGGIGPSMAPGDAGVKIYLRVDDLDAYVKKAQDLGAKVLVEPQALPGDWGTIAVVSDPDGNPVGLWK
- a CDS encoding peptidase inhibitor family I36 protein produces the protein MRMRYLAAVLAAVMSLPAAPAAAAVNDRAVLAANGIDADKLAPGWKVSGDRVVWPAATLYLRGHGLELCELAVELCLYEADNYNNGPYDLNKKVEIFNGHYPGRYDLASYGFDNIMSSWYNPSARNARWWYGFNNTGTSRCMSGRSGKNPKVGIPDNDQASSVTIYSSLDTCGDL
- a CDS encoding SRPBCC domain-containing protein, which codes for MTSTKHQRPPVRQATTVRSDVEHTFDVFVRTIGQWWPVVPISAGKERVREVTVEPGVGGRLYETWDDGTTRTWGELTSWDPPRGFVMTWFASAEPTEVELTFTALGPSLTRVSVEHRGWEALSEAQTHADCAVPGAGGYAEGSYDWGWTKILANFTAAIGE
- a CDS encoding bifunctional glycosyltransferase family 2/GtrA family protein translates to MTTTSSPLPGSARALESPAGPVLDVVIPVHNEQVDLGPSVHRLHGYLRAHFPYPFRITIVDNASTDRTPTVAAGLDDEFTEVAFLRLVEKGRGRALKAAWSQSDAAVLAYMDVDLSTDLAALLPLVAPLISGHSDLAIGTRLSGSSRVVRGPKREFISRTYNLILRGTLGARFSDAQCGFKAIRQDVARQLLPMVEDTGWFFDTELLVLAQRAGLRTHEVPVDWVDDPDSRVDIVSTAIEDLKGVWRVGRGLATGAIPVSRVYQELGRAPLDPPGGDVSAGFFRQVVRFCCIGVASTAAYAVLFVLLRGLVPAQAANLLALLITAIANTAANRRLTFGIRGPRRAGIHQLQGLFVFALGLALTSGSLALLHSVSAQPHYLIELAVLVVANLVATLLRFVLLRGWVFRARQGENQ
- a CDS encoding YciI family protein, whose translation is MMELDSYTLVLFKAGPKKLDPETERELRAKHIAAAIQRREEGHLLLAGAVPEPAAGLPVTGVAFFRTSAEETRELLATDPAGQAGLFETEIVTFVCQKGSLLSQSEPPSTTSP